DNA sequence from the Mangifera indica cultivar Alphonso chromosome 18, CATAS_Mindica_2.1, whole genome shotgun sequence genome:
AAAACTTTAAGATacttcaatttaatataaacttttttagtttgaaaattctCGACCTTTGTTATAATTCATGAGTTAAATAAGGTTATGTTTACTATAAAATTTCCTTTatacaggggtaaaatcgtcaatCACTATTCTAACGGTTGTAGACCCTTGCCAATCATATTTACCTTAAATTGAAGTAAATTTTGAGcacaatataaacaaatatcctaatatatatatattttccttataaattataattaattaatacttttTTATCCTTTGTATTCTAGGAATGACGTGGCAAAATTGTAGAGACTTTCTATAAATTGAACAGCAGACATCTCCAGACTCAGGGCCCCTCACTAAACCTCTGAAAAAACTCTCACAAATCACAAAACCCTCCCGAAAATGAGCTCTCCCCTTTTCCGATCCGTCAAAACCCTTGCGGCGAAGTCCGCCGCCGTCCGTGGCTTCTGCTCTGAATCCTTACCGGAGCGCAAGGTCGCCATTCTCGGCGCTGCCGGTGGGATCGGCCAACCCCTTGCTCTTCTCATGAAGCTCAACCCTCGTGTCTCAAGGCTCTCTCTCTATGATATCGCTAACACCCCCGGCGTTGCTGCTGATGTTAGCCACATCAATACCAGATCTGAGGTCTTTATTAATGTTCTCTTCTTTTAAAAATGGATCATATTGTGTCAAAGGGATGATTTTTATTGACTACTAGAACGATTTTAGTTTGTTTCATTTACAATTGTGGTGGAAAGGCTTATTGGTCGGGGATTTAATGGGGATTGTATGTGTAACTGTGTTTTTGCTTCAAATTGTTTagcttttatttcatttctatgTTTTTTGGTAAATCTATTTGTGGTTCAACCTATCTGGTTTTTGCTCTGGTTTGATGGTGGTGTCTTTTTAAGGTCAATACGTTTGCATGTTTGTGTTCGAATTTTTCTAGGATTATTCtacctttcattttcttctgcaTGTATTTTACAGGCGGGGATTTATGTGTTTGTGTATGTgtcattttaattgaatttttgtttgcatTTTTATGTTTCTACCGCCTTTCCATTTTTACTAATCTGTTCTTATTGGGCTGGTGTGTTTCCATAAATGTTCTTTCTGGTCGATCAAAATGAGCCTCCATCTGCTTTCATATTGAAACTCTTTTTTTGGGTCTATCTGGTTTGAACAAAGGAAGAATGGCTTAAGAACCCGATTGAACTACTCTTTGCTGTTTGTCcttgtttttaatgttttgtttttttcctaatCTTGAGTTATTTAGATAGTgattaatattgatttatatgtttttttttctttctctctaataTAACCTATTCTGTTTTTGCATTTGCTCTAGGTTGCTGGTTATGTTGGTGATGATCAGCTTGGACAAGCTTTAGAGGGATCAGATGTTGTCATCATTCCTGCTGGTGTGCCCAGGAAGCCTGGTATGACACGTGATGATCTTTTTAACATTAATGCTGGAATAGTCAAGTCCCTGTGCACCGCAATAGCCAAGTACTGTCCTCATGTGAGTATTTCTCTAAAGCAGCTCTAGTTCTGTTAGATGAGTGCTTTTTTTTCCTGGTCCTAGTTATACTCGGTTTGCAATTTGTGCATTACAGGCAATTGTTAACATGATCAGCAACCCTGTGAACTCAACTGTCCCTATAGCAGCTGAGGTTTTTAAGAAAGCACGGACATATGATGAGAAGAAATTGTTTGGTGTGACAACTCTTGACGTAGTTAGAGCTAAGACTTTCTATGCCGGAAAGGCTAATGTAAACATTGCAGGTTTGCTCAACTGCCTGTACAATATAGGCTAATGCTTAGTGTTTGATGCTCTCGTTCGTTTTATTAGctaaaatatcaaattgaagGACAAAATTGGGTGTATGATTTGTATTTGCCCTCAGGcatttcaaaaaaaatgttTCTCTTATTAGGGTTTTACAAGGAATTAAACATTATCAATATACCCCTAACGTGCTCAATCtgtcataatttattattttcctgtGTTTTGAATAATGCAATTTTATGATCTAAAGTTGGATTTCTGATTGAATTTTGTTCTTACTAGTTTTCAGCTATTGGGATGTTCGGTGTGGGAAAATAAGTTTTATGTAATGGAACATTCTTTTCACTTAAGTTTGTATTTTTCTCCAGAGGTTAATGTCCCAGTTGTTGGTGGTCATGCTGGTGTAACTATTCTCCCACTATTTTCTCAGGTAGCTCATGCACCCTTCTCTTATCCTCTTcctttgtttatattaaaatttacatgttgtatGCTGATATCTAGTTTAAGGATCTTTCCTTTTGGTCTCTTTTGTTGATGACTATGCTAATTGAAAATTGGTAGGCCACACCAAAAGCAAATTTGCCGGATGAAGATATTAAGGCCCTTACAAAGAGAACACAAGATGGAGGAACTGAAGTTGTGGAAGCCAAGGCTGGAAAGGGTTCTGCAACATTGTCAATGGCGTAAGTATGGATTGTTAGTCATATAGGTGTTGTCCAAACCATGGATTGAAAACCCGGATTGGACTGGCTGGTTGGGCTGGTCTGACCGGGACCCAAGGTAAAACCTGGTCGGTTGGACCACGGTTCACCTTGTTTGTACCTGGGTGCTGATGtcagtaaaaaaaaatcaatttttttttatacctggGTGCTGATGTCAgtacaaaaaaaatcaattttttttttcaaagctgAGGCTTGAACTTGAGTTTCAGCATTTGTATAAGGTAGGAAAAACCAACCAGCCACAtgaaagtttgatttattttttttatttaaccaattttttgtattacataagaaaaataaaaaaattctgtgATTGTTAGGACTTGAATTCAACATCTCATCACACCTCTCTGACCAATTTTGTAATTGCTatgatatgaattttattttcttaggtGAAATTCTGCTGCCCCATAAAATATTGGTACCAGTGGGAAAAGGATACTTTTGCATTTTCATGATGTGTAATTTTACTAAGCATGGGATTGAACTGCTTGTAGTTGTATGTCCAATTTTTCTGTTAGGTTTACGGTTAATACATGCTTGTTTGGACAATTCATATCTGCTGCAGAATTAAGCTTGCATAGATATTGATCTTTGTCTTTGATTTATATTTCTATTAGTGTTAATAAACTTACCATTTGAGATGGAAAATATTGTGAAATAAAGTGTATGTAGATTATCAACCCACCTGTATTTGAGTCTAATAAATATGACTGGTTGTCTTGTTGGTTGTGTGTGATGATTTTTCTCATCTCCTTTTCACTTTGATCAAATTCCACTGAATTTCACTTCTGTATCTTATTGCTGTCGTGGTTTTCTTATcatattttccctttaaaatCCAATCCATGACAAACTTCCCCCTTGTCCCTTGCAGTTATGCAGGAGCCCTATTTGCTGATGCTTGCCTGAAGGGACTTAATGGCGTTCCAGATGTAGTGGAATGCTCATTCGTGCAATCAACTGTCACTGAGCTCCCCTTCTTTGCTTCTAAGGTGATTTAACTTAGCTAAGCTATGATGTTAAATGTTAGCTACACTACAGGTCttcttattattgttaattttgcTATCTGTTTTCATGCGGTGCTTTGTTGATAATGGAAAAAGAACGATAAAATTCGCCTTCCCTAATCCTGTcactgatatattattaaatccTACCTCAATTTGCAGGTGAGGCTTGGTCAGAATGGTGTGGAAGAAGTTCTGGGATTGGGTCCACTTTCTGACTATGAAAAGGAGGGTTTGGAGAAAATGAAGCCCGAACTCAAATCATCTATTGAGAAGGGAATAAAGTTTGCCAATAGCAACTGATCAATCTTCATAAATTTTGCATTATTTAGTGTTGTATTTGTTGCCAATGGCACTGGCTGTGCTGTTTCGATTGGAGTAGGCTCCAAATAAACcagaaaatttcattaataattccCAATGTCTGTCATACTAAAATTGAATGTTATCACATTTTACGTGGGTTGTACCATCATTTACTCTGTTCATTTTTCACTCTTCCAAATTTAAGTGGGatgtattatcatttataaagtCACCGGTTGCTTCAACTCTCTCTGTCTAGTTTTTGCCACTTCAAATAAGACCAAAGACTATTTTCCGCCCAAGTTTTGGACCCATCAATAAGATaacttctattataatttttaattataaataatatgaatgatAGTCATCTAATATTTTTCACTCATCTTTTAATCTAgatttgaataacaaaaaatcattttttatcgAGAAGATCAACGATCAAATTCTCTAAACTACCAAAAATGAaacctaaaaataaagaaaatcgtaaatttttcaaaacttaatcttgaacaaactaagagagaaaaatgacataaatttttaaacctttagaatttagtgataaaataacaattttatccatGTTTCTAACAAAATTTACCCATACAaaagtgtttgggttttttaaatgTCGTGggtatatttttgatatttgactaaatcttggatggaaaatagtccatTGGCCCTTCAAATAATTATAACTAGCTAAGAAAGCAGCAATGGCTTCCAGATTGATGGAAGGCATCAAACTGAGCAAAAAGAGAAACCATAAATTAACTTGACAAAGCAATTTCACATCAGTTGTAACTGGCAATTTGGGTAAGTTTAACTACAGTATGCTACAAACTAGAACCAGGAAGAACCACAAGGGTAAATTAATTCTGATAACAGCAAAAATAATGGTGCTCAGTTTCAACCTCCAAAAATCCAAAAACTTTGTAATTGAAGGCTTGCAACCACTGGTAGATTACCTTGGGCCTTGGGGTGGTTCCTCCACACCATATTATGTACCAAAATGAACAACCATCTCACTAACATGGCTCAAATTTTGATCTAACATCTTCCTATCTCCTGCAAAATGCAACCTCATGAGCATACCATATTAAGCATTGTACTACTAATATTACGGGTATAATGTACTGGCAAGTCTATAGACTTATCATTCTACTCAGAAAAACCAACATGAAAAATCTGATAAACCAACAACGATTCATAGTTCGCTAATACCAAAATATCTCAGACCTCACCATGCTTACAACAGAATTGCATTTTTAGATCTGAACTTTTTCTGCATGATGGTGATTACAGACCTTGAATcattatttttcacattaaacGAGTTGACCCAAACTCTGAAAGTTAAAATTCTACTAATTAGATATTTCTATTGGCCAAACCAGTATACCTGCAGGTTATATAGTGATGGCAACTGAAGAGGAGCGATGGGGAAGATAGCTGGCCTGAAATCAGTGTGACCGGCATGCATGGAAGTGCAGTgtttagataaatcaaaattctttgtaaTGGTTTTAGATGACATTTTGTCGTTGACaagtaataaaaattgtattggAGTAGAAATCCCCAGCCCTAAATAAATATGCCTCTCAAAACACTCTTTGTCAAAATGAACAAGGGAAAGTTTTACTCCAAATACAGAATTATGTAATGTAATTTTGCTTTAATGAACGGAAAATTTTCACCCTAAAGGAAAGGCAAAATGGActctaattgaaataataaaagtattatactaacaaaatattatattagaaacAAACTTTCACCCTAGATGTCATTATGACAATGTCAGTTGACAGTCACTATAAGAAGAATAGTGAAAGTTTAGTGGGTTTGTAGGGCCAGCCCAGGAAAAATTTCCTACAAATAGAGATTGCAATTTGggaataaaatgatgaataataCAAGCATATGTGGCTCAATACTATTCAATGATTTGCAATAAAAAAccatattaaaagtttaaaaccaaAGTTTATTACCCGTACCTCAAGTCAATCCATTCACCTCCTAGTTTAATTATCTGCTTCTGATTCATGTCCAGACGAACTACTACTGCCAGAGTCTACATATAAAAGCATCACAACAAATTAATACTAGCCTCGAATGGCAGTTCGATCTCTGGAAGAGTGGTGCATGCATCAATACTGTAGTAGGCAACACAAAAGATTTAGCATTTACCACTTGAGGATGATCGAGATTCACTGCTAGCGCCACTTGAACTACTTGATTCACTCACATTATCACACTGCTTTTCTCCTTGAACAGGTAAAGATGTGGAAACAATCTTTTCGACTATTTAAAATCCAACCAGTTGAATAACTCAGTGCATGATAAACAGGTTGctgaaatatcaaaaaagaCTACCTAAAGTAAGCATCAGAATTCCTTGTAAGTTCACTTTACCTGCTTCAGTTCCCTTTGCTGACTCTGAAATGACTCGTTCAATATTCTGCAAATACAATCAGAAAACTGGAAGCTTAGCAAAGGGCAATAGCATGCAGGAAAAACAGGTAAACCATCAGTCATCAATAATTCAATTTCTCACAGTATCCAGAATATCATGGTCAGATTCTGCAGTTTCCTGAAGGGCAAATTCAGCTTTCCTCTTGTTCTCACTCAAACTCTTCTTGAAATTATTCACAAATCTATCAAGTTCCCAAAGTGTTTCAGGATCAAAACTGTCAATGTCCACCTCAATCTCATCATCTTGTTGAGAAAGCACAGGATTCCTCTTCTTAATTATCTGGACAACGTTGTCCAGTTTATCTGAAGGCAAATCCTGAAGGTTCAAACTTAGTCTCTGCTTCTCCTCATAAGTCATATCCCTCAGCTCAGGATCCTTAGCCTTAAGCTTCTTTAGAACTGGTGTCTTAGCTTGATGATCCGCAATTTTGGTCTTTGGATCCACATGCATTGTCATCAACTCCAGTCTTTCCAAATTCCTTGCTTCTGTAGGCTGAGGAGACAGAGCAGGAACAGGAATATGAACTGGTGTAGAAGGAGCAGGAACTGGAAAATGAACTGGTGTAGCAGGAGCAGGAGCTGGTGTACGTACTGGTGCACCAGGAACTGGAGTCGTCCTTGAAGTGGATGTTGGCAAACCAGACTCATTCCCCATTTCTGAACTCCCACTAAAATTATACTCGGCCTCTATTTTTGTCCACTTCTCTTCAAATATCATTAACAATTGCTCAGCCATTATATGCACATCCTGACCCTTTGGATTATACAAGATGGCATTGTTAAATGTAAGCCTCACATCCTCAGCAAACTCTTTAGGTGATTTGTACAACTTTTTACTCAACCTAACCTTCACTGTGCCCAAATCCATTGGATGCTTAACTATCGTATAATAATCATGTAATCCAAGCCCCTTCACATCCACCGGCTTATTGAACACCCAACCGAACTTATGCTTCATTAACTTCTCTAACAAATTACTACAATTCTTAAACAATCTACTCAAACCCTTATCTAACACAAGCCCACCCCCTGTTTCACAGGATTTGAACTTCTTACTCTCCATTGGGGTTGACTTTTCCCTTCTCACAGGAGCATCAGACTTCTTCTTAATCTCCATTGAGGTTGACTTTTCCCTTACCACAAGGGCGTCAGACTTTTTCTTATTCTGATTAACTTGTGGTGTCTTTTTCATTTTGTCTACCATTTCACCATTAACTCCAGGATTATTCTCATTCTCACTCACAGATACAGTTGATCCCCGGAAAGACCGTGGATTTGCAGGTTCTACAGAACCCATCTCAGAACTCTTTCTCATTGAATTTCTATTTACATGTTTACTTAACTGGCTCTGTGTAGTTTCAAGCCTCTTAACCAGACTCAACACTTGATCAAGTTCGCTTGAAAGCTTTCTTTTAAGTGCTCTAACCTCATCcctatttcttaaatttaaattaatccgTACAAAGTTATCAAACTTAACATAACCTGGTACTCCAATAGCATTGCTGGGTTCACGGTTATTTAGGGCAACACCCGGTTGCTCAAGGTTGTGGCTTGAGGAATCTTCTGATACTGCAGGAATAGTCTGAGGCTGCGAGGAGTTGTCATCAATAGTGGTGGCTAGGTGTTGTTGTGAAGATTTCTGGCGCTTGTGTTGTTGATAGTATTGAGGGACATTGTTGGGATTATCGGAAACGTTTTGGTTCTTTCTGTTATacaatttcttcttctgcttctctCCAGCATCACCAAGTAATGGACCTGAAGCCATTCATGTAATTATCAAACAAAACCCCTAACTTTACACAAACCCAAGAAAAAATCTTTCAGCTTTTGGAGGGAGACAAAAACCAAATTTCAGAAATACAACAATCTGCCATCTATGTGATCGTcaaacaaaaaccctaattctTTTTAACAACAAACCCCAAATGCCATAAACTGAAATTGCTCTCAAAATTAGGATGCTTCCTGTTGCtgagatgaaaaagaaaaaatcgttgaaaaagaaaacaagttcacctaaaaaacactaaaaatcAAACTGGGTTACGATATAACTAAAAGGGTTTGTTTACTTTGCAAAAAAGGTTCGTTTCCACTATAAAACGAAACTAAAAACAGAACAAAGGAGGCAATTTGAAAAGTGGGAGAAGGAAGAGGCTTATTTTTTGTAAGGGTTTAAAGGGTTATTGTGAAGAATTTAAGATGAAAGGTGGGGAATTTTGAGGCGAATAAAAGAATTAGGGTTTAGGGCTCGTTAAAAAATCGAGAAGAACGGTGCGTCGTTTGGGGAGAGGAGAGGAGCGAGAGAGTGAACAAGTGAGGCGAAGCAGAGCCAAGGAAACAAAAGCGAGGGCCAGGGACAGACAGTCGTCAACTTCAATTAAAATGACAGGAACCGGATTAAAAGTTAATAcatttgtttctaatttttacAAAGGATTTTTTCCCACACAAGGTATGCTGCAGCCcatttcccccctttaactttgataatcttaaatatccacccataaatagttaaaattaacggtaataagggtaaaattattattttttctataatattaaaaataaattaaaatataatctcttgttGCCCTCctgaactttaaaaactaaaagttttccctagcctaagttttaaaaaatatcagttttatcttagggttttgttttgaaatttccGATatcatctccggctccattgcaggtggcctctccctcccaaagcatcaTCTCCCTTCGACGGtctttttcctcccatttgaacgTCAGATTGGTATCAGAAGAGTGgtgaagacgaagagcttcgtcggggaagacgaaaaGCCTCTTCATCTTTCATCGCTCCTCTGATGTTGATCAAGCATCCAAATAGGAGGAGAGAGACTGTCGGAGAGAGAGGATGCTTCAGGAGAGAGAGGCCGTCGGGATTAGAGTCAGAGATGatgtcagagatttcaaaacgaaaccttaaagtgaaactgttattttttaaaacttaagttgggaaaaacttttagtttttaaagtttagggggtaaaaagagataaaattttaaagagttagggttccgttaattttaactgtttatagatgaatatttgagattatcaaaattaaagaggaaaaacttgagaatacaacataccttggatgagaaatagtccttggGCCAAACATATTTTCCAATTACTAGATCCAGATATGGAAAATGGGCCGGGCTGAACATGACAATTTTGATATGACCCATTTTGGCCCGACATTAAAAGAAACAAGTCATGCTAGTCTCGTGCGTCGAACAGGTTGTGTCTTGGGCTGTGAGGCAAGTTTCATAGGTCAATTTGATACGGTTTAATATTTTtgggttattttaattattttaattaatattttgaatgAACTGACCCATTTGATACAGTTCACTATTGTAATAaaccaaaataatttaaaaaattaattttgtataatttttcgcAAGTCTGTGTACTAACCTGTTAAGGGCCTGTGAAAACAGAGACTGAAGACCCTAAACCATGCCCCAGTCTTGAAATTTTGTTGGACCAGCTTGGGACGAAAGCCCATCCATTGGGGAACCTTAGCATGACTCGCCTTTTGGGCCTGATGGAGACAAAATCAATTTAtgtaaagaatttttaaattttaatttaatttatgaccctaaacaaaattatttaacgAAATTGTTATTATCCCTTGAACATgaattaatgattttgaagacaaaattaaaatactagAAGGCCTTAAAGTAATAGAGAGTTTGACAAATTGTGTAGGCCACCCATGTGCAGCTCCATATCCTTTGTGTATGCACGATGAGATCCCCCCATCGCTAtccaaaatattaacaataatgttGTATACATCTATTTTTTAGTAtgtaaataatgtatcatcatatgattgagtattattttatctttgatttaaaattacttaatcacttAACGatacaaatcaaatatatatctattatatgagGATGAATGGAGAGATTGTATGAGTTAGACTATCAGCATCACAGGAATATATGATTGGTGATCTTTTGCTATTCTATAaatgagttaaatatttttgaagccACATTTCTTACGATGCAACAGCACATGAAAAATAGGAGGGGCCAAAAGGGTCATCTTTCATTGAACCACTGCAGATTTAAATAAGCAAGACCTGCATTTTTTCTCAAGAACAACAAATACAACAGAAAGCAaggaaaagataaagataaacaGAATTTAAACAAGCAAGATAGACAAAGTAAGATCAATGAGCTTACATCATGATAACAAAATATAGTAATTCTCCTGGTTTATTGTATGTTTAAATTAACACTCACAAGTGAATGAGATATTCTAggaataataaaactatacgtatccattttgaatacacaaatttaTATCCATATGATGTGTGTCATCaagtgattaagtgattttgatttaaatataaagtaacacCCAATTGCAATCACacgatgatacatataaataggggtggattcgaagcGAGCTTGTTCGGGCTCAAAACGAGCTTTGCTCGAACGAGCCCGAACCCGAGCTTGCCTTGAACGAGCCCGAGCCCGAACACGAGcctgaattttaagcaaaaacgaATACGAGCCCGAACACGAACATTGGTTAAACGAGCCGagcattcaaataaaaaaacatttatttcaaagaagaaatgaCACCGTTTTTCCTTGGAAATATGAGCCTAAAGCGAACCCGAGCCCGAACACACAAAcccgaacactaaaattatgaaacgaacCGAACACGAACATATGTTTAGCGAGCTCGCACGAGCCCAAGCCCGAGCTTGGGCTCACTGAAAATGAGCTGAAAAAGAGCTGAGCCctgttcgggctcggctcgTATCCAGCCCTACATATAAATGTGTGTCTATTTGTGAACTTAAAGTGattatacatagtattgcttgCGAACGATAAACTCTTTTGGAAAATGCTGGGGGTAAAGAGTGATGTTGACGTAGTTCTGGGCCTCTTGCAGAAAGTCTCTGGGTTTCAGAACCAAGCATCATCCTCCTCCCATATTGCTGGAGTTTTGGTACATCGTATCCTAATTTTCTTAGGATAAGTTTGCCGTCAATCTTTTCTGCTGAGACTGCTGGGATACCGTGAGAAATTTTTGCCTCTGAGCTCACTGCAAGCACCAGTAACATAAAGAAAACTACAAGCACTTAAGCTTTTAATAAATTAGCCATGATTATAGTTGTTTAAAAGACTTAACAAGGTTAGAAATATGGCAAAGTAGTGACATAGAGAACATGAAGAAGCCCTTTTAATAGATTGGATCTTCGCATAAGCAGATAACCTTTGAAACTTGTCTTCTCTGTTGAGAAACAAAACTAGGCTGCTTTAATGGGTCAAACTCCATTAAACACTTAAAAAGACATCGCACTGTCCATTTCACAGAGAAGTTTCCAATGTCTATCCTGTTTTTGTCTGCGCAAACAGCCAAAGTGTTTTTTAAAGAGCATGAAATCTGGTTACCTAAATTTCGTCCTCTACCGTCCACTATAACTACAAAAAGACATAAATCTCATATAAGCCGTTATCTTCTTTATCGAATTCATCAACAAATTTCTTGTAAGCTATCTCATGCTTTAAGGCTTTTGCTATTGCATATCTGATGTATATATTGTTGGGGTTTTTGGGTAGCTAAACACCAATAGAACAGCGAAATacattacaaaattttcaatcatacATAAGAAAAACCCCAAAAAAACCTTATAGAGGATCACATTTTAGAGAATAATTTATACGAACATGTTATTAAACAACCATAAGGTATTTAAGAATACCATACTTGTGTTTGATGGCTCTTCCAAATCTTTGCATGGTTTATGAGATTGCTATCCAATCCACAATTGAGGCAGTGTCTTAGTATCTATGTGAAGTATGGACTTGGAGAGGCTAAATAATGCACAGGAGGCTGCTAAGGCTTTGTGAACAGTATATGATGTTACATAtgcattattatttaatattaacaagaaaaagatCATATAAGTTATTATTGTTGACCATGATGAAACGATAATATAACGTTCTCTGTTAAGaacctaatataataaattgtaatggccaaaagatttgttctaacccaaggtttgatgtaatctCAAACTCTTAccttctaactttcaaaaatttaaaatctaaaatcttacttataaattaatttctcttaaaattttttgttataagtAAAGGTGAAACcatcatttcaataataatattaaaaaatatataatttaatctcatCACccctaagattttaaaaactctgCCTAAAcatttctagttttgaaaagttattatttttcccaacttaggttttttttctctcctttttggCTACCACTTTGTGTTTGACGATATCCTCTGTTCGACCAATCATCTCTCACcgctaagtttttaaaagtttataggGGTAGCTGCAAATGGGAAAAAGATGGACACCTTAGATAGGGGGGAGggggaatgtgacttttcaaaactgaaaaacttATGCAAGGGTAaaactattagtttttaaaacccaag
Encoded proteins:
- the LOC123202175 gene encoding malate dehydrogenase, mitochondrial-like: MSSPLFRSVKTLAAKSAAVRGFCSESLPERKVAILGAAGGIGQPLALLMKLNPRVSRLSLYDIANTPGVAADVSHINTRSEVAGYVGDDQLGQALEGSDVVIIPAGVPRKPGMTRDDLFNINAGIVKSLCTAIAKYCPHAIVNMISNPVNSTVPIAAEVFKKARTYDEKKLFGVTTLDVVRAKTFYAGKANVNIAEVNVPVVGGHAGVTILPLFSQATPKANLPDEDIKALTKRTQDGGTEVVEAKAGKGSATLSMAYAGALFADACLKGLNGVPDVVECSFVQSTVTELPFFASKVRLGQNGVEEVLGLGPLSDYEKEGLEKMKPELKSSIEKGIKFANSN
- the LOC123202465 gene encoding transcription factor GTE3, chloroplastic-like produces the protein MASGPLLGDAGEKQKKKLYNRKNQNVSDNPNNVPQYYQQHKRQKSSQQHLATTIDDNSSQPQTIPAVSEDSSSHNLEQPGVALNNREPSNAIGVPGYVKFDNFVRINLNLRNRDEVRALKRKLSSELDQVLSLVKRLETTQSQLSKHVNRNSMRKSSEMGSVEPANPRSFRGSTVSVSENENNPGVNGEMVDKMKKTPQVNQNKKKSDALVVREKSTSMEIKKKSDAPVRREKSTPMESKKFKSCETGGGLVLDKGLSRLFKNCSNLLEKLMKHKFGWVFNKPVDVKGLGLHDYYTIVKHPMDLGTVKVRLSKKLYKSPKEFAEDVRLTFNNAILYNPKGQDVHIMAEQLLMIFEEKWTKIEAEYNFSGSSEMGNESGLPTSTSRTTPVPGAPVRTPAPAPATPVHFPVPAPSTPVHIPVPALSPQPTEARNLERLELMTMHVDPKTKIADHQAKTPVLKKLKAKDPELRDMTYEEKQRLSLNLQDLPSDKLDNVVQIIKKRNPVLSQQDDEIEVDIDSFDPETLWELDRFVNNFKKSLSENKRKAEFALQETAESDHDILDTNIERVISESAKGTEAVEKIVSTSLPVQGEKQCDNVSESSSSSGASSESRSSSSDSGSSSSSGHESEADN